A segment of the Serratia fonticola genome:
ATGTTGATGGTCGCATTTGCCACCTTGGCGGGTGTGATTTATGGTCTGGCCTGGATGTGGAGCGGCCGCCTATGGGTGCCTATCGTCTTCCACTTTAGTCTTAATCTGACCCATATGCTGTTCTTCACTTACCCACTCTATCAGCATTCATAACCTGTTGGCCGGCAGACGTCACTGCCGGCCAATTGCAGTGGAAGCGTTACCACTCATTTCTACCATCGCCATTAATAACGCCTAATTCCTTAGTAATCCCACAGGTGTAAACGATTCCATTTTTCGCGTTAGATCACCTTTTTTCTGCCATAAGCATGCTATCTTTTCTGCAATATTTTCATAAATGCACTCGGCTACAGTCAATCAGGCAAGCAATGAAAGCGATTACACTTAGCCCCTGCAGCTAGATTAAGGAAGCGTTATGTCCGATTTTAATCCCATTGATCATCCACATCGCCGCTTTAACCCCCTCACCGGGCAATGGGTGCTGGTTTCTCCTCACCGGGCAAAGCGTCCGTGGCAAGGCCAGCAAGAACCCACAACGCGGGAAACGCTGCCAGCCCACGATCCCGATTGTTTCCTTTGCCCTGGCAACACGCGGGTGACTGGCGATAAAAATCCTGACTACCCGGGCACCTATGTGTTCACCAATGACTTTGCCGCCCTGATGCAAGATACGCCCCAGGCACCAGAAAGTGACGATCCGCTCATGCGTTGTCAAAGTGCGCGTGGCACCAGCCGAGTGATCTGCTTCTCTCCAGATCACAGTAAAACGCTGCCGCAGCTCTCGCTCCCTGCTTTGGAGCAAGTGATCGCCACCTGGCAGGAACAGACTGCCGATCTGGGGCGCAGCTACCCATGGGTACAGGTGTTCGAAAACAAGGGCGCTGCGATGGGCTGTTCCAATCCTCATCCACACGGCCAGGTCTGGGCTAACAGCTTCCTGCCTAATGAGGCTGAACGCGAAGATCGCCTGCAACAAGCGTATTTCACTCAGCACCAGTCAGCCATGCTGGTGGAT
Coding sequences within it:
- the galT gene encoding galactose-1-phosphate uridylyltransferase, with the protein product MSDFNPIDHPHRRFNPLTGQWVLVSPHRAKRPWQGQQEPTTRETLPAHDPDCFLCPGNTRVTGDKNPDYPGTYVFTNDFAALMQDTPQAPESDDPLMRCQSARGTSRVICFSPDHSKTLPQLSLPALEQVIATWQEQTADLGRSYPWVQVFENKGAAMGCSNPHPHGQVWANSFLPNEAEREDRLQQAYFTQHQSAMLVDYVQRELADGSRTVVETEHWLAVVPYWAAWPFETLLLPKAAVQRLTELSAAQSRDLASALKKLTSRYDNLFQCSFPYSMGWHGAPFNNADNRHWQLHAHFYPPLLRSATVRKFMVGYEMLAETQRDLTAEQAAERLRAVSDIHFQQAGVK